Below is a genomic region from Rosa chinensis cultivar Old Blush chromosome 5, RchiOBHm-V2, whole genome shotgun sequence.
ACCCTTAATTTCCTACATTCCTACTTATACATTGTCTATCACAATCACTGGCGGATCTAGGTACAGACTGGGGCGGGCTCAAGCCCATCCGAGATTTTtgggcttaaaaaaaaaaaatagatgtatacgttttttttttaattgggtaTTGTTTAGACTCCAGAAGCCCAGTAGCCCACCCGAACTAACTCCCCCACTCCCGACTCCACTCATTGACTACGGCCTATTCGAAGTTTCAAACTGGAGAATCGTCTCTCAAAGTCTCACTCTCTCCCACTTCTTCCTCCTCTCGCAGCTTGcgtgtggtgacccgagaggggggtcccacagcgccgcgaccccgagccaatgagaaacctaCATGTCACGAataacatcccgataactcatcaacccgaaatcgcaaggccttttgggtttagattgttggtttacaaaacactttcttggacaaatcattctagcaaccgaaaaacatattttcaaaagcggaatttgaaatgggctatgAGTTTTGGGCTTACAAttggagcccaatttggaaaacaaatcactaagtatctACAAGTGCGAGAGACGCACCCCAAGGTTACGGGCCTCTCGAAGTTTTGGTAAACGAtcgagtaggaaataaataaaaagtaaataaacaagctacttcaaaatccgataaaaactaaaaccttcttttgataaaattaaagaagaatgcgccaagccgggccatgtgcctcctctgtacactccccgaccacatgctcgaaacctgcacactattgtaggggtgagctttcgtcctcacatgcccagtaggggccgacccaactatgctaagtttgaaaaataatatacttgaaaatatttactacataatattgtgcatgttatcgaaaatactttaaaaagaggcaaccacaaacattttttctcttttataaaacatatgcagaaTGCTTCACACACTTGGAGCtctgagatacttacctgccggctaaagtaaaacaaatcggtgaccgacccggTTTGTCATCCTTcaagaaccggccaactactctatagtcttgtgactacaagtagcgaaaatGTCaatttcctggctctgagtttcctatgactggttcataGTCTGTACTCACATTttctcgacaaacataggagcacagcctcCTCCgaaggttcacggttatcgacaccgtgggatccctaggaatctacgcatctaggtcccattcactttcaggtcacaagtacaaacatacaatgggtacagtatctcaacatgcaagtctagcctcggttttcacaATCAGCTATGAAAACACAGGTATGACGAGGCAtcaactaatgaacaaccaaaaacgtacttgtAGGCAACATACTATtgtactagagcattccacatatatcgaaaaaCCTCTAACATGGAAGGGACatctcaccctacctggatatggagtgctcgtccacattCGAGTTCGTTCCCGACTTTCgatcatttgtccaaatccatgtgcacacgctcgagtcctttgaaataaaattaaatcaATGAGTACATTGACTACACTATAACTCAATTAACCGAGCAACCAAAGCATTTATTTAACTTCCTTGAAGTCCATCGAATTTTCCTTTAATCGTTAAAACCTAttatccattcccaaataatccaaatgatgTAGCATTAGAATCATTTACgatatggtgattatacttaGCACTTTGACCCAAAAATTGTTTAGCATTACTACtataagaaaacaaatgacGATTACTATTCCCGAACGATTCACTTAATGTAGTAACgctcattcgggatatggtgatcacacttctttccaTGTTAAATTTTCGGTTAACAGGTTTGACCCCATTTGATTTAGCTTTTAAACCTTAAGCAAATTAAATAGCAACAAccaccattcccaaataatttCATCCTTCAGTAATTCCGGGATATGGTAGGTTTAGAATACTTCAAGTGTTTCACGAACTTTAAATTTAATTCCCAACAAATTAATTCACCTATCAAAACCGGTCCTttcttatttataatttttctcaTGCATTTAACCAAATCATCGCTTTCATTCCTAAGTCACACTTCAAAATTGGATCAAGCTTACTAATAAAATTCACAAGACCAATTTTCTACACAAATAACCAGACCAAACTTGTCCGATTAACACCATCTATAACTCGAGCAACAAATATCAATTTCATTATCATTTTCTCAAATAATTGTGATTACTTAATCTCCTTGACTTCGTTCAACACATCGAGCTTTAGTTCTCAATTACCACCAAATTAGACTCGTCTGCAAAATGACATTTCCAAACCAGATACATCTTCTTAATTGACAAAACCAACTATGTCCATACAATCAACCAATTTCATCTCAAGTAATCCACAAAGCCATAACTTCAATATGTACAAACATTTCACTGCATAACAAATTTCCAAGTACCAAGACCCTTACCACAACTTCTTTTCCACAGAGATTCGATTCAGCATGGCTGCATttccatcatcatcattcatTCTGTTCCCTAATAGACACAACAAAGTTAACAGTCCACCCATTGCCCAATTTCTGCATTCCAAAACAGAATCTGAACATAATCCTTACCATTTCCCATTTCCCTCGAAACTGACTCGAGAGCTCCTCCTTTCCAAAAATCCCAAATTCGCAGACTCCACATAACCTCACACAATTCCAATTAAATGACAGAGTTAGGGATTTCATTTCACGTCAAACCAGAAGCTCCAATCAAAGGAGAGACACAAAGTTTACCTAATCGAAACTATTTGGAGATCCGGCATCCATAAGCGGCAGTGCTGTGGTGGCTCACATGCCAGCGGCGACGCGTGTAGCCGGTGCGGGGGCTCCAGTCAAAGTCGGAGATCGGGGTTATGGGGTTTTGGTCAAGGGAGAGATGCTGACTCCATGTATGGTGGTGGTTTGGTTTGTTTCGGACTGGAGATTGGAGAACGAAGGCATGCAGAGCCTCGAGTTCCGGCGAGCTTGCACGGCATTTTCCGGTGTCAGAGTTTGAGGCTATGGTTCGGGTTTGCACTCTACAGCTAGGTGCTTCAATTTCTGATAGCGGTGGTGTGAATCAGCGACTAGAGATCGGAGTAGTAAGGATGGCAATGGTGTCGCAGGTTTGGTGGTCACATGTGGAGGCTGGAGACGACGCATGGCCTTGCTGGGCTCGGGTTGAGGTCGGATACAGGAGCTGCGTCgattggtggtggcggtgacTAGAGGTGGTGGCCGGAAATGGTGTTTTCGGGTGattgcagagggaagaagagaaagtGTACGAGAAAGagaggtcggggagagagagagaggacgcggccgagagggagaggaagagagtttAGGGTTTTCCAACTCTTCAACCTCCTATTTATACTTTAGATGTGCAAggaccattttgcccttgctGCAAATTACGCAACACTCCTAGTTAATTTATTTCGGGTCTTCGGCTCTTTACTCGTTTTTCGTCAACAACTTCTTTATTGATTTCTCGACTCCGTCTTAGACCCGAAACTCGATTtcgtaaaaactaaaaattcaaATCTTCACTTCAACTCAATTCGTCTTCCTTTCAAATTTGCTTCGACGATCTTTTGCTTCAATGAACTTTagtaaccttctaggcccaaaacgAAGAACTCTGGCCCAAACTTAACTCATAAGGCCCATTAGGCGGTCTCGACATTAAAACAATGTACAGAATCATTTCCtccacttaaatcaccttgaGGAAAAATCTTATCGGCAAGAAATTACTttcggaaattaactaaaattttcaggggctcaTATTGCGGCTCTCCCTTCTCCACTTCTCTTAGAGATAAGTCATATCTACTTCTCTTACTCTCCCTCTTCAATTTGGGACAATGAATTCAATGtaagttcaattttgtttaattgaatcaatca
It encodes:
- the LOC112167791 gene encoding uncharacterized protein LOC112167791 isoform X1 — protein: MWSLRIWDFWKGGALESVSREMGNGNRMNDDDGNAAMLNRISVEKKLWTRACAHGFGQMIESRERTRMWTSTPYPVCRFRACGRGVYRGGTWPGLAHSSLILSKEGFSFYRILK
- the LOC112167791 gene encoding uncharacterized protein LOC112167791 isoform X2, whose translation is MWSLRIWDFWKGGALESVSREMGNGNRMNDDDGNAAMLNRISVEKKLWTRACAHGFGQMIESRERTRMWTSTPYPGFEHVVGECTEEAHGPAWRILL
- the LOC112167791 gene encoding uncharacterized protein LOC112167791 isoform X6, which translates into the protein MWSLRIWDFWKGGALESVSREMGNGNRMNDDDGNAAMLNRISVEKKLWTRACAHGFGQMIESRERTRMWTSTPYPDS
- the LOC112167791 gene encoding uncharacterized protein LOC112167791 isoform X5, whose translation is MWSLRIWDFWKGGALESVSREMGNGNRMNDDDGNAAMLNRISVEKKLWTRACAHGFGQMIESRERTRMWTSTPYPDA
- the LOC112167791 gene encoding uncharacterized protein LOC112167791 isoform X4, translating into MWSLRIWDFWKGGALESVSREMGNGNRMNDDDGNAAMLNRISVEKKLWTRACAHGFGQMIESRERTRMWTSTPYPADCENRG
- the LOC112167791 gene encoding uncharacterized protein LOC112167791 isoform X3, translating into MWSLRIWDFWKGGALESVSREMGNGNRMNDDDGNAAMLNRISVEKKLWTRACAHGFGQMIESRERTRMWTSTPYPGQDNQGGERAE